From Streptomyces sp. HUAS MG91, the proteins below share one genomic window:
- a CDS encoding PAS domain-containing protein: MVLFDRVPMPVAVCDPYGIVRIVNAALAAEWGTTPGRLKGRDLLELFAPRDGAQVDRIAEAVKLRRRSRYTVAVTWRAADGAGRSGELTVDPVSETPNALPDLLVMLRVTGESAPRPAPAPVALHPNEERILALLAAGATTAGAARETGLTTDGVTYHLRRLSQRWGASNRTELIARAYALGILEPGVWPPQVRSSRPGTGAPEGNPAAM, translated from the coding sequence ATGGTCCTCTTCGACCGCGTTCCGATGCCGGTGGCGGTGTGCGATCCGTACGGGATCGTGCGCATCGTCAACGCCGCGCTCGCCGCCGAGTGGGGCACGACCCCGGGGCGGCTGAAGGGCCGGGACCTGCTGGAGCTGTTCGCGCCGCGCGACGGGGCGCAGGTCGACCGGATCGCCGAGGCGGTGAAGCTGCGGCGCCGATCGCGCTACACCGTGGCGGTGACCTGGCGGGCCGCCGACGGCGCGGGGCGCAGCGGTGAGCTGACGGTCGACCCGGTGAGCGAGACCCCGAACGCGCTGCCCGATCTGCTGGTGATGCTGCGGGTGACGGGCGAGTCCGCGCCGCGCCCGGCGCCCGCCCCGGTGGCGCTGCATCCGAACGAGGAGCGGATTCTCGCGCTGCTCGCGGCGGGCGCGACGACGGCCGGGGCGGCGCGCGAGACGGGGCTGACGACCGACGGCGTCACGTACCACCTGCGGCGTCTGTCGCAGCGCTGGGGCGCGTCCAACCGCACCGAACTGATCGCCCGTGCGTACGCGTTGGGGATTCTGGAGCCGGGCGTGTGGCCGCCTCAGGTCAGGTCGTCGAGGCCCGGGACCGGTGCGCCGGAGGGGAATCCGGCGGCGATGTAG
- a CDS encoding cytochrome P450, which translates to MPQPTQLPPPPTDGLPLIDISATGPGPAPLQQVMGLMRQHGPALVRRLHGRDALFVADLGLVTELADEERFAKHVGPALQNVREFAADGLFTAYNDEPNWARAHDILMPALALGSMRTYHPVMYRVARRVIDSWDRAARDGSPVDVPGDMTRMTLDTIGLAGFGYDFGSFDSAEPHPFVESMVRCLEWSMKRLARVPGGDHAAVDAAFRTDADHLAQVVDDVITARVRGGEAGADDLLGLMLTAEHPRDGSRLDTANIRNQVITFLIAGHETTSGAMSFALYYLAKNPAALDLVRREVDGLWGDTADPEPGFDDIGRLTYTRQVLNEALRLWPTAAAFSRQAREDTLLGGRIPLRAGQGVTVLAPMLHRQPVWGDNLERFDPDRFTPEAEAARSVHAFKPFGTGERACIGRQFALHEATMLLAMLVHRYRLRDHADYRLTVKETLTMKPDGFTLTLAPRTSADRRHGPLPGAGTAAGSERAADTTGLPVRVRPGTGALFLHGSNYGTCSGLARQLADEAAALGCETEVAPLDAYAGALPTDRPVIVVAASYNGRPTDDAGQFTAALDDVPDGVAYAVLGVGDRNWAATYQHVPTRIDERLAAAGAERLCERAAADASGDLNGTVRTFTARLRAALLERYGDPDATGTAPASPAAYEIRELTGGPLAAATARHGLAELTVTESYDLTAAGHPRAKRFLRLALPEGTTYRTGDHLTVLPAHEPALVDRAVAALGLDPDTLLDLRDHRPGRTGLAVDRPLTVRELLTRHTELLHRPTPEAVAVLAAANPCPPEAAALKALPADDPRTFVELIEDHPALRGALTWPALLDLLPPLRPRHYSISSSPATGKPGHVDLMVSVLDAPAASGRGRHRGTASTHLAGLRPGAVVLGRVQPCRDAFRIRPDAPEPVIMVAAGTGLAPFRGAVAERGAGLPSALVYFGCDHPERDFLHADELRAADAAGAISLRPVFSEAPVDGHAFVQHRIAAEAAEVGRLLDAGARVYVCGDGARMAPGVRAAFRALYRERTPGADENAAEEWLAGLAAEGRYVEDVYAG; encoded by the coding sequence ATGCCGCAGCCCACGCAGCTCCCGCCGCCCCCCACCGACGGCCTCCCGCTCATCGACATCTCCGCCACCGGCCCGGGACCCGCCCCGCTCCAGCAGGTCATGGGCCTGATGCGGCAGCACGGCCCGGCCCTCGTGCGCCGGCTGCACGGCCGCGACGCCCTCTTCGTCGCCGACCTCGGCCTGGTCACCGAACTCGCCGACGAGGAACGGTTCGCCAAGCACGTCGGCCCGGCCCTGCAGAACGTCCGGGAGTTCGCCGCCGACGGCCTGTTCACCGCATACAACGACGAGCCGAACTGGGCCCGCGCCCACGACATCCTGATGCCCGCCCTCGCGCTCGGATCCATGCGCACGTACCACCCGGTGATGTACCGCGTCGCCCGCCGCGTCATCGACAGCTGGGACCGCGCGGCCCGCGACGGCAGCCCCGTCGACGTACCGGGCGACATGACCCGGATGACCCTCGACACCATCGGGCTCGCCGGATTCGGCTACGACTTCGGGTCGTTCGACAGCGCGGAGCCCCACCCCTTCGTCGAGTCGATGGTGCGCTGCCTGGAATGGAGCATGAAGCGCCTCGCCCGCGTCCCCGGCGGCGACCACGCGGCCGTCGACGCGGCGTTCCGCACCGACGCCGACCACCTCGCGCAGGTCGTCGACGACGTCATCACCGCGCGGGTACGGGGAGGGGAGGCGGGCGCCGACGACCTGCTCGGCCTCATGCTCACGGCCGAACACCCCCGGGACGGCTCCCGGCTGGACACGGCGAACATCCGCAACCAGGTCATCACCTTCCTCATCGCCGGACACGAGACGACCTCCGGCGCGATGTCCTTCGCCCTGTACTACCTCGCCAAGAACCCCGCCGCCCTCGACCTCGTGCGCCGGGAAGTCGACGGCCTGTGGGGCGACACCGCCGACCCGGAACCCGGATTCGACGACATCGGCCGCCTCACCTACACCCGGCAGGTGCTCAACGAGGCGCTGCGCCTGTGGCCCACGGCCGCCGCCTTCAGCCGGCAGGCCCGCGAGGACACCCTCCTCGGCGGCCGCATCCCGCTGCGCGCCGGGCAGGGCGTCACCGTCCTCGCCCCGATGCTGCACCGGCAGCCCGTCTGGGGCGACAACCTCGAGCGCTTCGACCCCGACCGGTTCACCCCCGAGGCCGAGGCGGCCCGCTCCGTGCACGCCTTCAAACCGTTCGGCACCGGCGAACGCGCTTGCATCGGGCGGCAGTTCGCCCTGCACGAGGCCACCATGCTGCTCGCGATGCTGGTGCACCGCTACCGGCTGCGCGACCACGCCGACTACCGGCTCACGGTGAAGGAGACCCTCACCATGAAACCGGACGGCTTCACCCTCACCCTCGCCCCGCGCACATCGGCCGACCGCCGCCACGGCCCGCTGCCCGGCGCCGGCACCGCCGCCGGGAGCGAACGGGCCGCCGACACCACCGGGCTGCCGGTGCGCGTGCGCCCCGGCACGGGCGCCCTGTTCCTGCACGGCAGCAATTACGGCACCTGCTCCGGCCTCGCCCGGCAACTCGCCGACGAGGCCGCCGCGCTGGGCTGCGAGACCGAGGTCGCGCCGCTCGACGCCTACGCGGGCGCCCTGCCCACGGACCGGCCGGTGATCGTCGTCGCCGCCTCCTACAACGGCCGTCCCACCGACGACGCGGGACAGTTCACCGCCGCCCTCGACGACGTCCCCGACGGCGTCGCGTACGCGGTCCTGGGCGTCGGCGACCGCAACTGGGCCGCCACCTACCAGCACGTGCCCACCCGCATCGACGAGCGGCTCGCCGCCGCGGGCGCCGAGCGGCTGTGCGAGCGCGCCGCCGCCGACGCCTCCGGCGACCTGAACGGCACCGTGCGCACCTTCACCGCCCGCCTGCGCGCCGCCCTCCTGGAGCGCTACGGCGACCCCGACGCCACCGGCACCGCCCCCGCGTCCCCGGCGGCGTACGAGATCCGCGAACTCACCGGCGGTCCGCTCGCCGCCGCCACGGCCCGGCACGGCCTCGCCGAGCTGACCGTCACCGAGTCCTACGACCTCACGGCGGCCGGACACCCCCGCGCCAAGCGGTTCCTGCGCCTCGCCCTGCCCGAGGGGACGACGTACCGCACCGGCGACCACCTCACCGTGCTCCCCGCCCACGAACCCGCCCTCGTGGACCGGGCGGTGGCGGCGCTCGGCCTCGATCCGGACACCCTCCTCGACCTCCGCGACCACCGCCCCGGGCGGACCGGCCTCGCCGTCGACCGCCCGCTGACCGTGCGCGAACTCCTCACCCGGCACACCGAGTTGCTCCACCGGCCCACCCCCGAGGCCGTGGCCGTGCTGGCCGCGGCCAACCCGTGCCCGCCCGAGGCGGCCGCCCTGAAGGCGCTCCCGGCAGACGACCCGCGCACCTTCGTCGAGCTGATCGAGGATCATCCGGCGCTGCGCGGGGCGCTCACCTGGCCCGCGCTCCTGGACCTGCTTCCGCCGCTGCGGCCGCGCCACTACTCGATCTCGTCGAGCCCCGCCACGGGCAAACCCGGACACGTCGACCTGATGGTGTCCGTCCTGGACGCACCGGCCGCATCCGGCCGCGGCCGCCACCGGGGCACCGCCTCCACCCATCTCGCCGGACTGCGCCCCGGCGCGGTGGTCCTCGGCCGCGTACAGCCGTGCCGCGACGCCTTCCGCATCCGGCCCGACGCGCCGGAACCGGTCATCATGGTCGCGGCCGGTACGGGTCTCGCACCGTTCCGCGGCGCCGTCGCCGAACGCGGCGCCGGGCTCCCGTCCGCCCTGGTCTACTTCGGCTGCGACCACCCCGAGCGCGACTTCCTGCACGCCGACGAACTGCGCGCCGCCGACGCCGCGGGGGCGATCTCGCTGCGGCCCGTCTTCAGCGAGGCCCCCGTCGACGGTCACGCCTTCGTGCAGCACCGCATCGCCGCCGAGGCCGCCGAGGTGGGCCGGCTGCTCGACGCCGGGGCGCGGGTCTACGTCTGCGGCGACGGCGCCCGCATGGCGCCCGGAGTACGGGCCGCGTTCCGCGCTCTGTACCGGGAGCGGACACCGGGCGCCGACGAGAACGCGGCCGAGGAGTGGCTCGCCGGGCTGGCGGCCGAGGGGCGCTACGTGGAGGACGTCTACGCGGGGTGA
- a CDS encoding VOC family protein: MSVQLNHTIVHARDNRESAEFLARILGLEVGAEWGPFVALDLSNGVTLDFASVPAGSIVTQHYAFLVTEEEFDGIFRRIKEAGITYYADPHGKQPGEINHNDGGRGVYFMDPARHGMEVITRPYGGGDA; encoded by the coding sequence ATGTCAGTCCAGCTCAATCACACCATCGTCCACGCCCGGGACAACCGGGAGTCGGCCGAGTTCCTGGCCCGCATCCTCGGTCTCGAGGTGGGGGCCGAGTGGGGCCCGTTCGTCGCCCTCGACCTCAGCAACGGCGTCACGCTCGACTTCGCGTCGGTCCCGGCCGGGTCCATCGTGACGCAGCACTACGCCTTCCTCGTCACCGAGGAGGAGTTCGACGGCATCTTCCGGCGCATCAAGGAAGCCGGAATCACCTACTACGCCGATCCGCACGGCAAGCAGCCGGGCGAGATCAACCACAACGACGGCGGTCGCGGCGTGTACTTCATGGATCCCGCGCGCCACGGCATGGAGGTCATCACCCGTCCCTACGGGGGCGGCGACGCCTGA
- the asnB gene encoding asparagine synthase (glutamine-hydrolyzing), translating into MCGITGWVSFDRDLRTSHDTLDAMTATMECRGPDDRGTWIDGPAALGHRRLAIIDLPGGRQPMTVETPGGTVAMVYSGETYNYTELRSELAAKGHEFRTDSDTEVVLRGYLEWGEELPARLNGMYAFAVWDGRVDKLVMIRDRMGIKPFYFYETPDGVLFGSEPKAILANPLARGRVSLEGLRELFTFVKTPGQAVWDGMHEVEPGTVVTVDRSGLRARAYWTLETRAHTDDRDTTIATVRELLDDIVRRQLVSDVPRCTLLSGGLDSSAMTAIAAQQLAGRGETVRSFAVDFLGQAENFVADELRGTPDTPFVHDVAKASRTDHRDIVLDSHALADPEVRARVIRARDLPAGFGDLDASLYLLFKAIREHSTVALSGESADEVFGGYLQFFDEEARAANTFPWLVNMGRHMGDDADVLRPDLASRLDLGGYVADNYAGAVRGIQRLDGESDFEYRMRRICHLHLTRFVRVLLDRKDRASMAVGLEVRVPFCDHRLVEYVYNTPWALKSFDGREKSLLREATADVLPKSVYDRVKSPYPSTQDPKYAVALQDHTKDLLARPSHRVFDLVDRERVHRAAHREAPQITQASRRGLERTLDLALWLDMYNPELSLD; encoded by the coding sequence ATGTGCGGCATCACCGGCTGGGTCTCCTTCGACCGTGACCTGCGGACCTCGCACGACACATTGGATGCGATGACGGCGACCATGGAGTGCCGCGGCCCGGACGACCGCGGCACCTGGATCGACGGCCCCGCGGCGCTCGGCCACCGCCGGCTCGCCATCATCGACCTGCCGGGCGGACGGCAGCCCATGACCGTCGAGACACCGGGCGGCACGGTCGCGATGGTGTACTCCGGCGAGACGTACAACTACACCGAACTCCGCAGTGAACTGGCCGCCAAGGGACATGAGTTCAGGACGGACTCGGACACCGAGGTCGTGCTGCGCGGCTATCTGGAGTGGGGCGAGGAGCTGCCTGCGCGGCTCAACGGCATGTACGCGTTCGCCGTGTGGGACGGGCGCGTCGACAAGCTCGTCATGATCCGCGACCGGATGGGCATCAAGCCCTTCTACTTCTACGAGACGCCCGACGGCGTGCTGTTCGGCTCCGAGCCCAAGGCGATCCTCGCCAACCCGCTCGCCCGGGGCCGGGTCTCCCTGGAGGGACTGCGCGAACTCTTCACGTTCGTGAAGACTCCGGGACAGGCGGTGTGGGACGGGATGCACGAGGTCGAGCCGGGCACGGTCGTCACCGTGGACCGGTCCGGGCTGCGGGCACGCGCGTACTGGACGCTGGAGACGAGGGCGCACACCGACGACCGGGACACGACCATCGCCACGGTCCGCGAACTGCTCGACGACATCGTGCGCCGTCAGCTCGTCTCGGACGTGCCGCGCTGCACGCTGCTCTCGGGCGGTCTGGACTCCTCGGCGATGACGGCGATCGCCGCTCAGCAGTTGGCCGGGCGGGGCGAGACGGTGCGCAGCTTCGCCGTCGACTTCCTCGGTCAGGCGGAGAACTTCGTCGCCGACGAGCTGCGCGGCACGCCCGACACCCCGTTCGTGCACGACGTGGCGAAGGCCTCGCGCACCGATCACCGCGACATCGTGCTCGACTCGCACGCGCTGGCCGATCCCGAGGTGCGCGCCCGGGTCATCCGGGCCCGTGACCTGCCGGCCGGCTTCGGCGACCTGGACGCCTCGCTGTACCTGCTGTTCAAGGCGATCCGCGAGCACTCGACGGTCGCCCTGTCCGGCGAGTCCGCGGACGAGGTGTTCGGCGGCTATCTCCAGTTCTTCGACGAGGAGGCCCGCGCCGCGAACACCTTCCCGTGGCTGGTGAACATGGGCCGGCACATGGGCGACGACGCGGACGTGCTCCGCCCGGACCTCGCGAGCCGGCTCGACCTGGGCGGCTATGTCGCCGACAACTACGCGGGCGCGGTGCGCGGCATCCAGCGGCTCGACGGCGAGAGCGACTTCGAGTACCGGATGCGGCGGATCTGCCATCTGCACCTGACCCGGTTCGTGCGGGTACTGCTCGACCGCAAGGACCGGGCGAGCATGGCGGTGGGCCTGGAGGTGCGGGTGCCGTTCTGCGACCACCGGCTCGTCGAGTACGTGTACAACACGCCGTGGGCGCTGAAGTCCTTCGACGGCCGGGAGAAGTCCCTGCTGCGGGAGGCGACGGCGGACGTGCTGCCGAAGTCGGTGTACGACCGGGTGAAGAGCCCATACCCCTCCACGCAGGACCCGAAGTACGCGGTCGCGCTCCAGGACCACACCAAGGACCTGCTGGCGCGTCCCTCGCACCGGGTCTTCGACCTCGTCGACCGTGAGCGGGTGCACCGGGCCGCGCACCGCGAGGCCCCGCAGATCACCCAGGCGTCGCGGCGCGGTCTGGAGCGCACGCTCGACCTGGCGCTCTGGCTGGACATGTACAACCCCGAACTGTCCCTGGACTGA
- a CDS encoding TIGR03364 family FAD-dependent oxidoreductase yields the protein MSIATALSPAADLPRGRSDLVVVGAGIVGLAHAVEAVRRGLSVTVVERDRRPVGASVRNFGHCCITAQEGDLLGLAERSRTGWLDAAGRAGLWAPEAGALVVARSATELAVLEELRDERGADAVRLRTRDQVGDALGRAADARGDLVGGALLPADLRVNPREAAPRLAAWLAEQPGATVVWGTNVTGVGEGTVHTARGDVHGERVLLCVGHDLDRLHPAEAEAHGIERCRLSMARIEAPEAFRTDAAVLTATSMLRYDAFTATPSAAALRAEVTAHSPELLDVVANVMFTRLPDGTVLVGDSHAYDATEIPFQDEAVSALLLREAARVLGVREVRVTERWQGVYASSPRGPLLVRDVAEGVRAISVTSGVGMTLSFGLAAATFDGDLKTTD from the coding sequence ATGAGCATCGCAACAGCACTCTCCCCCGCCGCGGACCTGCCGCGCGGCCGCAGCGACCTCGTCGTGGTCGGCGCCGGCATCGTCGGTCTCGCCCATGCCGTCGAGGCGGTGCGGCGCGGCCTGAGCGTCACGGTCGTCGAGCGGGACCGGCGCCCGGTGGGCGCGTCCGTGCGCAACTTCGGGCACTGCTGCATCACCGCGCAGGAAGGCGACCTGCTCGGCCTGGCGGAGCGCTCGCGCACCGGCTGGCTGGACGCCGCCGGGCGGGCGGGGCTGTGGGCACCGGAGGCCGGCGCCCTGGTGGTGGCCCGGTCGGCGACGGAGCTGGCGGTCCTGGAGGAGTTGCGCGACGAGCGCGGCGCGGACGCGGTGCGGCTGCGCACCCGGGACCAGGTGGGGGACGCGCTCGGCCGGGCCGCCGACGCGCGCGGCGACCTGGTGGGCGGCGCACTGCTCCCGGCCGACCTGCGGGTGAACCCGCGCGAGGCGGCACCCCGGCTCGCGGCCTGGCTGGCGGAGCAGCCCGGGGCGACGGTGGTGTGGGGCACGAACGTCACGGGGGTCGGGGAAGGCACCGTGCACACCGCTCGCGGCGACGTCCACGGCGAGCGGGTCCTGCTCTGCGTCGGCCACGACCTGGACCGTCTGCACCCGGCCGAGGCGGAGGCGCACGGGATCGAGCGGTGCCGTCTTTCGATGGCGCGGATCGAGGCGCCGGAGGCGTTCCGCACGGACGCGGCGGTGCTCACGGCGACCTCGATGCTGCGCTACGACGCGTTCACGGCGACGCCGTCCGCGGCCGCACTGCGGGCCGAAGTGACCGCGCACAGCCCCGAGTTGCTGGACGTGGTCGCCAATGTGATGTTCACGCGGCTGCCCGACGGCACGGTCCTGGTCGGCGATTCGCACGCGTACGACGCGACGGAGATCCCCTTCCAGGACGAGGCGGTCTCGGCGCTGCTGCTGCGCGAGGCGGCCCGGGTGCTCGGCGTGCGCGAGGTGCGGGTCACCGAGCGCTGGCAGGGGGTGTACGCGAGCAGCCCGCGCGGACCGCTGCTCGTGCGGGACGTCGCGGAGGGCGTGCGGGCGATCTCGGTCACCTCCGGCGTCGGGATGACCCTGTCCTTCGGCCTGGCGGCGGCGACCTTCGACGGCGATCTCAAGACCACGGACTGA
- a CDS encoding GntR family transcriptional regulator, translated as MKTSAESGPLHQRLGAEFRRRIEAGEWPEGQPVPSEAQLCEEFGTSRGPVRQALAQLRAEGHLVGGRGKPPVARRVTPSQPFASLMSFTQWARSIGRAPGQFTVEVARRRAGAEAAARLGLDEGEPVVDLIRLRKLDGVPAMVERSTFLLDAGVHLFAVDPDAGSVYEALIARGVDLHHARHTIDAIAADPQDAELLGVPLGQPLLRVRRLAFTRDCTPVEYADDRYLPSMATFTIENTVGGRTVAAREGSDDAPPHPTPAPPHA; from the coding sequence GTGAAGACAAGTGCGGAGAGCGGGCCGCTGCACCAGCGGCTCGGCGCCGAGTTCCGGCGCCGGATCGAGGCGGGGGAGTGGCCCGAGGGGCAGCCCGTGCCCAGTGAGGCCCAGCTGTGCGAGGAGTTCGGCACCTCGCGCGGGCCGGTGCGCCAGGCGCTGGCCCAGTTGCGTGCGGAGGGCCACCTCGTGGGCGGCCGCGGCAAGCCGCCCGTGGCCCGCAGGGTCACCCCCTCCCAGCCGTTCGCCTCCCTCATGTCGTTCACCCAGTGGGCGCGTTCCATCGGGCGCGCCCCGGGCCAGTTCACCGTCGAGGTCGCCCGCCGCAGAGCGGGAGCCGAGGCGGCGGCCCGCCTCGGCCTCGACGAGGGCGAGCCGGTCGTCGACCTGATCCGGCTGCGCAAGCTGGACGGCGTACCGGCGATGGTGGAGCGCTCGACGTTCCTGCTGGACGCGGGCGTCCACCTGTTCGCGGTCGACCCCGACGCGGGCTCCGTCTACGAGGCCCTCATCGCCCGGGGCGTCGACCTGCACCACGCCCGCCACACCATCGACGCCATCGCCGCGGACCCGCAGGACGCCGAGCTGCTGGGCGTCCCCCTCGGCCAACCGCTGCTGCGCGTACGGAGATTGGCGTTCACCCGCGACTGCACGCCCGTCGAGTACGCCGACGACCGCTATCTGCCCTCGATGGCCACCTTCACCATCGAGAACACCGTCGGGGGCCGCACCGTCGCGGCCCGAGAAGGCTCCGACGACGCCCCGCCCCATCCCACGCCCGCCCCACCCCACGCCTAA
- a CDS encoding phosphonatase-like hydrolase, with translation MIELAVFDMAGTTIEEHGAVYEALRHAVEATGVTVAPADLQTWMGTDKREAIAALVRIGGGSPDAELVERQYEVFRTFLKQRYEEVPPEPIAHADKALEELRARGVKIALTTGFSADVALPLLASLGWAVGGDGNLDAVVTADEVRRGRPAPYMIHRAMEKCGVLDVGSVLVAGDTVVDLEAGTHAGAGVVVGVLTGQLTREQLEAHPHTHVLNSVADVPGLPETAS, from the coding sequence GTGATCGAACTCGCCGTCTTCGACATGGCCGGAACCACGATCGAGGAGCACGGCGCCGTCTACGAGGCGCTCCGTCACGCCGTCGAGGCGACCGGCGTCACCGTCGCCCCCGCCGACCTCCAGACCTGGATGGGCACCGACAAGCGGGAGGCCATCGCCGCCCTCGTCCGCATCGGCGGCGGCTCGCCGGACGCGGAGCTGGTGGAGCGGCAGTACGAGGTCTTCCGCACGTTCCTCAAGCAGCGGTACGAGGAGGTGCCGCCGGAGCCGATCGCCCACGCCGACAAGGCACTTGAAGAGCTGCGCGCCCGCGGCGTCAAGATCGCGCTGACCACCGGCTTCAGCGCCGACGTGGCGCTGCCGCTGCTCGCCTCGCTCGGCTGGGCCGTCGGCGGGGACGGCAATCTCGACGCCGTCGTCACCGCCGACGAGGTGCGCCGGGGACGCCCCGCCCCGTACATGATCCACCGCGCGATGGAGAAGTGCGGGGTCCTCGACGTGGGCTCGGTGCTCGTCGCCGGTGACACGGTCGTCGACCTGGAGGCCGGGACGCACGCGGGCGCCGGTGTCGTCGTGGGCGTGCTCACGGGCCAGCTGACCCGTGAGCAGCTCGAGGCCCACCCGCACACCCATGTGCTGAACAGCGTCGCGGACGTCCCGGGCCTGCCGGAGACCGCTAGCTGA
- the pgm gene encoding phosphoglucomutase (alpha-D-glucose-1,6-bisphosphate-dependent), whose protein sequence is MTDRSGTPARPDDLVDIDALIDAYYTREPDVTRPEQRVVFGTSGHRGSSLDGAFNEKHIAAITQAIVEHRTDEGITGPLFIGPDTHALSGPALRTALGVLAAHGVRVMADAHGDFVPTPALSHAILRWNRTAGGGPDRADGIVITPSHNPPRDGGFKYNPPHGGPADSTTTAWIAERANELLEDAGWRAATGDADAWEPYDFRETYVEDLKDIIDVDAIRSAGVRVGADPLGGASVHYWSRIAEMYGLDLTVVNPKTDPTWRFMTLDWDGKIRMDPSSAPAMASVLARRHDFDLLTGNDADADRHGIVTPDAGLMNPNHYLAVAIHYLFSHRPQWSASAAIGKTLVSSAVIDRIAASLGRRLVEVPVGFKWFVPGLVDGSVAFGGEESAGASFVRKDGSVWTTDKDGILLALLAAEILAVTGKTPSVYYAELAAEHGASGAAYARIDAKATKEQKARLAKLTGDAITADTLAGEPITARLSEAPGNGAAIGGVKVTTENAWFAARPSGTEDVYKIYAESFRGPEHLAQVQSEAQAIVDAALS, encoded by the coding sequence ATGACTGACCGCTCAGGAACCCCCGCCCGGCCGGACGATCTCGTCGACATCGACGCCCTCATCGACGCCTATTACACGAGGGAGCCCGACGTCACGCGCCCCGAGCAGCGTGTCGTCTTCGGCACGAGTGGCCACCGCGGCTCCAGCCTCGACGGCGCCTTCAATGAGAAGCACATCGCCGCGATCACGCAGGCCATCGTGGAGCACCGCACGGACGAGGGCATCACGGGCCCGCTGTTCATCGGCCCCGACACGCACGCCCTGTCCGGGCCCGCGCTCAGGACGGCGCTCGGGGTGCTCGCGGCGCACGGCGTGCGCGTCATGGCCGACGCGCACGGCGACTTCGTGCCGACGCCCGCGCTCAGCCACGCGATCCTGCGCTGGAACCGCACCGCGGGCGGCGGCCCGGACCGCGCCGACGGCATCGTGATCACGCCCAGCCACAATCCGCCGCGCGACGGCGGCTTCAAGTACAACCCGCCGCACGGCGGTCCCGCCGACTCGACGACCACCGCCTGGATCGCCGAGCGCGCCAACGAACTCCTGGAGGACGCCGGTTGGCGGGCGGCCACCGGGGACGCGGACGCCTGGGAGCCGTACGACTTCCGCGAGACCTACGTCGAGGACCTGAAGGACATCATCGACGTGGACGCCATCCGGTCCGCGGGCGTGCGCGTGGGCGCCGACCCGCTGGGCGGGGCCAGCGTCCACTACTGGTCGCGCATCGCCGAGATGTACGGCCTCGACCTGACCGTGGTCAATCCGAAGACCGACCCGACCTGGCGGTTCATGACGCTGGACTGGGACGGCAAGATCCGGATGGACCCGTCGTCGGCGCCCGCGATGGCCTCGGTGCTCGCGCGCCGCCACGACTTCGACCTGCTGACGGGCAACGACGCCGACGCGGACCGGCACGGCATCGTCACGCCCGACGCGGGCCTGATGAACCCCAACCACTATCTCGCCGTCGCCATCCACTACCTGTTCAGCCACCGGCCGCAGTGGTCGGCGTCCGCGGCGATCGGCAAGACGCTGGTGTCGAGCGCCGTCATCGACCGGATCGCCGCCTCGCTCGGCCGGCGACTCGTCGAGGTCCCGGTCGGCTTCAAGTGGTTCGTGCCCGGGCTCGTCGACGGATCCGTGGCCTTCGGCGGCGAGGAGAGCGCCGGAGCTAGCTTCGTCCGCAAGGACGGCAGCGTGTGGACCACCGACAAGGACGGCATCCTGCTGGCGCTGCTCGCCGCCGAGATCCTCGCGGTGACGGGGAAGACGCCGTCGGTGTACTACGCCGAACTCGCCGCCGAGCACGGCGCGTCGGGCGCGGCGTACGCGCGGATCGACGCCAAGGCGACCAAGGAGCAGAAGGCCCGCCTGGCGAAGCTCACCGGCGACGCGATCACGGCGGACACCCTCGCGGGCGAGCCGATCACGGCCCGGCTCTCCGAGGCGCCGGGCAACGGCGCGGCGATCGGCGGCGTGAAGGTGACCACCGAGAACGCGTGGTTCGCGGCGCGGCCCAGCGGCACGGAGGACGTGTACAAGATCTACGCCGAGTCGTTCCGCGGACCGGAGCACCTCGCCCAGGTGCAGAGCGAGGCGCAGGCGATCGTCGACGCGGCGCTCAGCTAG